A portion of the Paenibacillus hamazuiensis genome contains these proteins:
- a CDS encoding DUF1349 domain-containing protein, whose protein sequence is MTLKHTEHSKDDGFTQLLRMERIKFRKTRGLVIGIIVALLLTVLPGLLISAAMTGIGPTIPISPNGQAVTDKFYFVHQPLTGDGSITVRLTSLTGLITYPPPNHDQIVSGVVPWAKAGVIIKDGIKQGSAYAALMVTGANGVRMQYNYTNDTAGHPGNVSPESPRWLRLTRSGDIITGYESMDGVQWTKVDTVHLVELPSTAEVGLFVTSPGDITVLEGASRFTSATADFDQLELQGEGTGDSWSYSDIGATIKLDGSVHHPGRASRSGGTFTVTGNGDIAPLGAEGGWTVERCLIGTFAGLIAVMIVAVLFVTAECHRRKKRGSGLAVPCPHKVLAAKAVVISITSFVIGLVAAIFTIVICKQILLSNGNPVLPAAALTEVRIIFGTAALFAFASVLALAFAGLLRRGILAATASIAAVILPYILAFVNALPLDVSRWLLRLTPAAGFAIQQSIPEYPQVIGLYTPQVGYFPLAPWAGFTVLCGYTAIIFGLAISKSHFRSDSLPRKH, encoded by the coding sequence ATGACGCTCAAACACACTGAACACTCAAAAGACGACGGTTTCACGCAATTACTGCGTATGGAGCGGATCAAATTCCGGAAAACGCGCGGTCTTGTAATCGGCATTATAGTTGCTTTGCTGCTAACCGTATTGCCGGGGCTGCTCATTTCGGCTGCCATGACAGGTATTGGCCCGACAATCCCCATTAGTCCTAATGGTCAGGCAGTGACGGATAAGTTTTATTTCGTACACCAGCCGTTGACGGGGGATGGGAGCATTACCGTTCGCCTAACCTCTCTGACCGGCCTGATCACCTATCCTCCGCCCAACCATGACCAGATAGTTTCCGGCGTTGTACCATGGGCGAAAGCAGGCGTCATCATCAAGGACGGCATCAAGCAGGGATCGGCTTACGCGGCACTGATGGTCACCGGAGCCAACGGGGTGCGAATGCAATACAACTACACAAACGACACCGCCGGGCATCCGGGCAATGTCTCCCCGGAATCGCCTCGTTGGCTGCGCCTTACACGTTCCGGTGACATCATCACAGGGTACGAATCGATGGACGGTGTGCAATGGACGAAAGTTGATACGGTTCATCTGGTCGAACTTCCTTCTACTGCGGAGGTCGGGCTCTTTGTTACGTCCCCGGGAGATATAACCGTTCTTGAAGGAGCCAGCCGCTTTACCAGCGCCACCGCCGATTTTGATCAACTGGAGCTGCAAGGGGAAGGAACAGGCGACTCGTGGAGCTACAGCGACATCGGCGCCACCATCAAGCTTGACGGGTCGGTCCACCATCCGGGTCGCGCCAGCCGGTCAGGCGGCACGTTCACCGTGACCGGAAACGGTGACATCGCGCCGCTGGGGGCTGAGGGCGGCTGGACTGTTGAACGCTGCCTCATCGGAACGTTTGCCGGTCTGATAGCAGTGATGATTGTGGCGGTATTGTTTGTCACAGCCGAATGCCATCGGCGAAAAAAACGCGGCTCCGGGCTTGCTGTACCGTGTCCTCATAAAGTACTGGCGGCAAAAGCTGTCGTTATCAGTATCACTTCCTTTGTTATCGGGCTGGTTGCGGCCATTTTCACGATTGTGATTTGCAAACAAATTCTGCTCTCAAACGGCAACCCCGTCCTGCCGGCAGCCGCGCTCACGGAGGTGCGGATTATATTCGGCACAGCGGCACTCTTCGCCTTTGCCTCTGTTCTTGCTCTCGCATTTGCAGGCTTGCTCCGGCGCGGCATATTGGCGGCGACTGCCAGCATCGCAGCTGTTATCCTTCCTTACATTCTCGCTTTTGTAAACGCCTTACCTTTGGATGTTTCCCGATGGCTGCTCCGGCTTACTCCTGCAGCCGGGTTTGCAATCCAGCAAAGTATTCCTGAGTACCCACAAGTGATTGGCCTCTATACGCCGCAGGTGGGCTATTTTCCGTTGGCCCCGTGGGCAGGCTTCACGGTGCTCTGCGGCTACACTGCCATAATCTTCGGTCTAGCCATCTCCAAGAGCCACTTTCGCAGCGATTCCCTCCCGCGAAAGCATTAG
- a CDS encoding sensor histidine kinase yields MKQLNKITLRLRLTISTALTLTVICVLLTLSQVITYSATVPATHLNADVHLSLNSTTGTPLSEEKNDFIYWSFVYMLVMIALGTGASYFIAGKALKPVANLSETVKNIDENNLFQPIKSFDTNDEVAQLAASFNHMIMKLEKSFNHQKRFAANAAHELNTPLSSIIANIEVLQMDEHPTVQEYKEVLDDTLAEAQRMSLLVYDLLKMNSSLNRDNCESFDAKTMFDDIIFTVLESSNEKNVRIDNNITDITLFGDKALLQRAFLNLVQNAVKYNEDNGAVIISAVQREESVTVTIEDTGIGIPEGELESVFEPFYRVDTSRSRALGGSGLGLSIVKTIIEKHRGKIEIESELGGFSKITVVLPKK; encoded by the coding sequence ATGAAACAGTTAAATAAAATTACACTGCGATTAAGGCTTACGATATCGACTGCACTGACACTCACCGTCATTTGCGTTCTGTTGACACTCTCACAGGTGATAACTTACTCCGCTACGGTGCCGGCAACCCATTTGAATGCCGATGTCCATCTCTCTTTGAATTCAACTACGGGAACCCCCCTATCGGAAGAAAAAAATGATTTCATATATTGGAGTTTCGTATACATGCTCGTCATGATTGCACTGGGAACGGGAGCCTCCTATTTCATTGCCGGCAAGGCGTTAAAGCCGGTTGCAAATTTAAGCGAAACCGTCAAAAATATCGATGAAAACAACTTGTTCCAGCCGATTAAAAGCTTTGATACAAATGATGAAGTGGCACAGTTAGCCGCCTCCTTCAACCATATGATCATGAAATTGGAAAAATCGTTCAATCATCAGAAGCGGTTCGCGGCCAATGCCGCCCATGAACTCAATACGCCGCTGTCCAGTATCATTGCCAACATTGAGGTTCTGCAGATGGATGAACATCCTACCGTTCAAGAGTATAAAGAGGTGTTGGACGATACCTTGGCGGAAGCGCAGAGAATGAGTCTCCTCGTATACGACCTGCTGAAGATGAACAGTTCGTTAAATAGGGACAATTGTGAAAGTTTTGATGCAAAAACGATGTTCGATGATATTATTTTCACCGTATTGGAGAGCAGCAACGAAAAAAACGTCCGTATCGACAACAACATCACGGACATTACGCTTTTTGGCGATAAGGCGCTTTTGCAAAGAGCCTTCCTAAATCTTGTGCAGAACGCCGTGAAATATAACGAGGATAACGGAGCTGTTATTATTTCGGCAGTCCAACGTGAGGAATCGGTGACGGTCACAATCGAGGATACCGGAATCGGTATTCCGGAGGGCGAACTGGAATCCGTTTTCGAACCGTTCTACCGGGTCGACACTTCTCGTTCAAGGGCACTGGGAGGAAGCGGGCTAGGCTTGTCCATCGTGAAAACCATCATTGAAAAGCATAGAGGAAAAATAGAGATAGAAAGCGAACTTGGAGGTTTTTCAAAAATAACGGTCGTTTTGCCGAAAAAATAA
- a CDS encoding response regulator transcription factor, whose product MRVLVVEDEARMQKALCNGLKKYGYAVDAAGDGEKALELIEINAYDAVVLDLNLPKKDGIEVLKEIRATNRELRILILSARASVEDKITGLDTGANDYLAKPFHFKELDARIRSLLRRAFIQKDTVLAHGDIKIDTALRRVTVNDRQVELTKKEYSILEYLFLHIERVVGTEELIEHIWDNNEADLFSNSFKVQLNSLKKKLAPYIGDMELIKNTRGFGYSISKEYADETVK is encoded by the coding sequence GTGAGAGTTTTAGTCGTAGAGGATGAAGCGCGCATGCAAAAAGCCTTGTGCAATGGATTAAAAAAATATGGTTATGCTGTTGACGCTGCCGGCGATGGCGAAAAGGCTTTAGAGCTTATTGAAATAAATGCATATGATGCGGTTGTGCTTGACTTAAATTTACCGAAAAAGGACGGGATCGAGGTTCTCAAGGAAATCCGGGCAACGAACCGGGAGCTTCGCATCTTGATTTTATCGGCACGAGCGTCGGTGGAAGACAAAATTACCGGACTGGATACCGGAGCCAATGATTATCTGGCAAAGCCATTTCATTTCAAAGAACTGGATGCCCGCATCCGTTCGTTGTTGCGCAGGGCTTTTATTCAAAAGGATACCGTCCTCGCACACGGTGATATTAAAATCGATACCGCCCTAAGGCGCGTCACTGTGAACGATCGCCAGGTTGAGCTAACCAAAAAAGAATATTCCATCCTGGAATACCTCTTTCTGCATATCGAAAGGGTAGTGGGTACAGAGGAGCTGATCGAGCACATATGGGACAACAACGAAGCGGATCTTTTTTCTAATTCCTTTAAGGTACAACTCAATTCTTTGAAAAAAAAGCTGGCCCCCTATATCGGAGATATGGAACTGATTAAAAACACGAGAGGTTTCGGGTACTCGATCTCCAAGGAGTATGCGGATGAAACAGTTAAATAA
- a CDS encoding PadR family transcriptional regulator has translation MNQLSNVEFMLLQIIAERNQASGYDINKVIDQRGYREWANIGTTSIYAGLKKLNDKGLIKSEDSGEKSGKGPMPTRFVMTEAGMTTLRSEIIASLSSSRERDNRFDLGLAALPFIEKGEAVRALRKRLDFLGETLKNIRQKYESQGGVRLPLYVRGLFLHPISLIEGEREFVVNLINELVEEMEEHD, from the coding sequence ATGAATCAACTTTCGAATGTTGAATTTATGCTGCTGCAAATTATAGCGGAGCGCAATCAAGCGTCGGGCTATGACATCAACAAGGTAATCGATCAGCGCGGTTATCGGGAATGGGCGAATATCGGTACGACTTCGATTTATGCAGGGCTGAAGAAACTGAACGATAAAGGATTGATCAAATCCGAGGATTCCGGCGAGAAATCCGGCAAAGGTCCTATGCCGACCCGATTTGTCATGACGGAAGCCGGGATGACGACGCTGAGAAGTGAAATCATCGCCAGCCTGTCTTCTTCGCGGGAGCGCGATAACCGGTTTGATCTCGGCCTTGCCGCATTACCTTTTATCGAGAAAGGTGAGGCTGTTAGAGCTTTGCGGAAAAGGCTGGATTTTCTCGGAGAGACTTTAAAAAATATAAGACAGAAATACGAGTCGCAAGGAGGCGTTCGATTGCCTCTGTATGTAAGGGGACTTTTCCTGCATCCGATAAGTCTTATCGAGGGTGAGCGGGAATTTGTCGTCAATTTAATCAACGAATTGGTGGAGGAGATGGAGGAACATGACTAA
- a CDS encoding BtrH N-terminal domain-containing protein — MTKIIEGFIPFQGEHCETTAMGNLLQFAGIRLSEPMLFGLGQGLGFIYWDSKAMDFPFIGGRVKPDELSACIASRLGLIVKVQETSSVEKAWQNVRSSIERGIPVGLKLDSYYLDYFTNKVHFAAHYAVMYGMDDEYAYLADTTQQGGLVKTRLAQLAMARNAKGPMSSRNRSFTIEPAGILPPLISAIRSSLSNNAHDYLNPPIRNLGNKGIIKMSSEIVKWPSRSKNLEQDLILTALLMERAGTGGALFRNLYRDFLKECVDLCGDPKVEQAYLLFAEIAPMWVGVSTLIERAGKTGNHGELNQVSKLLSEIADKERVAMELLL, encoded by the coding sequence ATGACTAAAATCATCGAAGGTTTCATTCCTTTTCAAGGAGAGCATTGCGAGACGACAGCAATGGGCAACCTGCTTCAATTTGCGGGAATCCGGCTGTCGGAGCCGATGTTGTTCGGGCTCGGACAAGGGCTCGGATTCATTTATTGGGATTCGAAGGCAATGGATTTTCCTTTTATCGGGGGCAGGGTGAAGCCGGATGAATTGTCTGCTTGCATAGCGTCCCGGCTCGGCTTAATCGTCAAGGTGCAGGAAACCTCGTCCGTTGAAAAAGCGTGGCAGAACGTAAGAAGCTCCATAGAACGCGGAATTCCCGTGGGGCTTAAATTGGACTCCTATTATTTGGATTATTTCACAAACAAAGTGCACTTTGCCGCCCACTACGCGGTCATGTACGGCATGGATGACGAATACGCCTATTTGGCGGATACGACACAACAGGGCGGACTTGTGAAGACACGTTTGGCCCAACTGGCCATGGCGAGAAATGCAAAGGGGCCTATGAGCTCGAGAAATCGTTCCTTTACGATCGAGCCGGCCGGCATTCTTCCGCCTCTTATCTCAGCTATACGGTCATCCTTATCCAACAATGCGCATGACTATCTGAATCCGCCCATTCGCAATCTGGGAAATAAAGGCATTATCAAAATGAGCAGTGAAATCGTGAAATGGCCTTCCCGCAGCAAAAATTTGGAGCAGGATCTAATCTTGACTGCGTTATTGATGGAAAGAGCGGGCACCGGCGGCGCTTTGTTTCGAAATCTATATCGGGATTTTCTCAAAGAGTGCGTGGATCTGTGTGGAGACCCCAAAGTAGAACAGGCCTATTTGCTGTTTGCAGAAATCGCTCCCATGTGGGTCGGCGTTTCAACTTTGATCGAACGTGCGGGAAAAACGGGAAACCATGGCGAGCTAAACCAGGTTTCCAAGCTTTTGTCCGAGATTGCAGATAAAGAACGGGTTGCAATGGAACTGTTATTGTAA
- a CDS encoding helix-turn-helix transcriptional regulator: protein MTNDISYTTEEIAKLLKISKLTVYELIKKGELPSYRVGKQMRVDAADLEAYKQRSRGTKVAEKPITTDSPLRPPSSSPQNGIRPVVITGQDISLDILAKHIEKNIPGVRPLRAYVGSLDSLISMYRGEADIVSTHLLDGDTGEYNLPYIRRLLVGSSYVVVNLLSRRAGFYVQQGNPHKLNGWADLGRPGLRLVNREKGSGARVLLDEQLRLHGIRPSELEGYGMEETNHIGVAGKVASGEADVGVGIEKAASIVGNVDFIPLIQERYDLVLLKKTENHDWIQAVLQILKSNALHQELSAISGYDLSLTGQILYEI from the coding sequence TTGACCAACGACATATCTTATACAACCGAAGAAATCGCCAAGCTTCTAAAAATATCCAAGCTCACGGTTTACGAATTGATCAAAAAAGGCGAGCTCCCCTCGTATCGGGTCGGCAAGCAAATGCGGGTGGATGCGGCGGATCTTGAAGCTTATAAACAAAGATCGAGAGGTACGAAAGTCGCCGAAAAACCGATAACGACTGATTCCCCGCTGCGCCCGCCTTCGTCGTCTCCCCAGAATGGCATTCGTCCTGTCGTCATCACCGGACAGGATATCAGTCTGGACATACTTGCGAAGCACATCGAGAAAAATATACCCGGTGTAAGGCCGCTTCGCGCTTATGTGGGAAGCCTCGACAGCCTGATCTCCATGTACCGGGGCGAAGCGGATATCGTCAGCACGCATCTTTTGGACGGCGACACCGGAGAGTACAATCTCCCTTACATTCGCCGGCTGCTCGTCGGTTCGTCATACGTGGTGGTGAATCTGCTATCGCGCCGTGCGGGCTTCTATGTACAGCAGGGCAATCCGCACAAGCTGAACGGTTGGGCCGATTTAGGCCGGCCGGGACTGCGGCTCGTGAACCGGGAGAAAGGCTCCGGGGCCCGGGTTTTGCTTGACGAGCAGCTGCGGCTCCATGGCATTCGGCCTAGCGAGCTCGAAGGATACGGCATGGAAGAAACGAACCACATCGGAGTAGCCGGTAAAGTCGCTTCCGGCGAAGCGGACGTCGGCGTCGGCATTGAGAAAGCCGCTTCCATTGTCGGCAATGTCGACTTCATCCCTCTGATTCAGGAGCGTTACGACCTGGTTCTGTTGAAAAAAACGGAAAATCACGATTGGATTCAGGCCGTTCTCCAAATTTTGAAATCAAACGCCCTTCATCAGGAATTATCTGCGATATCCGGCTACGACTTGTCGTTAACCGGACAAATTTTGTACGAAATCTGA
- the modA gene encoding molybdate ABC transporter substrate-binding protein, whose product MLKNIKISIVLSLVFMLIFVLAGCGTEPKPTVNGSATPATPASSPNPANQKPAENVELTISAAASLTDALKEIQKAYESKHSNVKLNFNFGASGALQQQIEQGAPADLFLSAASKNMQALVDKQLIDANKQKNLLINELVAVIPTDGKAAIGSVADLSKAEVKNVAIGIPESVPAGNYAKEALTNAKLWDALQAKLVQGKDVRQVLQYVETGNADAGFVYKTDALSSQKVKVAFAVDPGTYSPVEYPIGMVKASKHGKEAEDFYTYLQSKEALDVFVKYGFSIPK is encoded by the coding sequence ATGTTAAAAAATATTAAAATTAGTATTGTTCTATCTTTAGTCTTCATGCTTATATTCGTACTTGCAGGCTGCGGTACTGAACCGAAGCCAACTGTCAACGGAAGCGCGACACCGGCAACACCGGCTTCGAGCCCGAATCCGGCAAATCAAAAACCTGCCGAAAATGTGGAGCTGACGATTTCGGCGGCTGCAAGCTTGACCGATGCGCTGAAGGAAATCCAGAAGGCTTATGAATCCAAGCATTCCAACGTCAAATTGAACTTTAACTTCGGCGCATCCGGCGCCCTTCAGCAGCAGATCGAACAAGGAGCACCCGCAGACTTGTTTCTTTCCGCGGCTTCGAAGAACATGCAAGCACTTGTCGATAAGCAGCTGATCGATGCGAATAAGCAAAAAAATTTGCTGATCAACGAGTTGGTTGCCGTTATTCCGACGGACGGGAAAGCGGCGATCGGAAGTGTCGCGGATTTATCCAAAGCGGAAGTGAAAAACGTAGCGATCGGCATCCCGGAAAGCGTTCCGGCGGGTAATTACGCCAAGGAAGCGCTCACGAACGCCAAGCTGTGGGATGCGCTGCAAGCCAAATTGGTTCAAGGCAAAGACGTCAGACAAGTGCTGCAATATGTAGAAACCGGCAACGCCGATGCTGGTTTCGTATATAAAACGGATGCGTTATCTTCTCAGAAGGTAAAAGTTGCTTTTGCCGTCGATCCGGGCACTTATTCCCCCGTCGAATACCCGATCGGTATGGTCAAAGCATCCAAACATGGCAAAGAAGCTGAAGATTTTTACACGTATTTGCAGTCGAAAGAAGCGCTCGATGTTTTCGTTAAATACGGATTTTCGATACCGAAGTGA
- the modB gene encoding molybdate ABC transporter permease subunit: MNWNEFWPPIRLSLQVSLLSSILVAVFGVCMAWWMSRRSFKGKTLLETVFMLPLVLPPTVVGFLLLVMLGRKSWLGRFIEWLFAAPVVFSWWAAVIASIVVAFPLVYQTMKVGFASVDRDLEDAGRSIGASEWQVFRHITLPLTLRSLISAYILGFARGLGEFGATLMIAGNIPGKTQTIPTAIYVAVDAGNSPMAWAWTGSMILISFIMLMLTGRKEDGK; this comes from the coding sequence ATGAACTGGAATGAATTTTGGCCCCCGATCCGATTATCGCTGCAGGTCTCATTGTTATCCAGCATACTGGTCGCCGTGTTCGGCGTATGTATGGCTTGGTGGATGTCCCGAAGATCGTTCAAAGGAAAGACACTGCTGGAAACGGTGTTTATGCTGCCGCTTGTGCTGCCGCCGACGGTAGTCGGGTTTTTGCTCCTGGTCATGCTTGGGCGCAAAAGCTGGCTAGGACGGTTCATCGAATGGCTTTTCGCCGCACCGGTCGTCTTTTCCTGGTGGGCCGCTGTGATCGCTTCGATCGTGGTGGCCTTTCCCCTTGTTTATCAGACGATGAAAGTTGGCTTTGCTTCCGTCGACCGCGACTTGGAAGATGCAGGGCGATCCATTGGCGCGAGCGAATGGCAGGTGTTTCGGCACATCACGCTCCCATTGACGCTTCGGTCATTGATCTCCGCCTATATCCTGGGCTTTGCCCGCGGTCTTGGCGAATTCGGGGCGACGCTGATGATTGCCGGCAACATACCGGGGAAAACGCAAACTATCCCCACGGCCATATATGTGGCGGTCGATGCGGGCAATTCCCCGATGGCTTGGGCCTGGACGGGATCGATGATACTCATATCTTTTATTATGTTGATGCTGACCGGTCGTAAAGAGGATGGCAAATAG
- a CDS encoding dihydrofolate reductase family protein, with protein sequence MGNIVLTMQLSLDGVVSDEYRWMSLCEEIFEDYLEYYNTVDTIIVGRNSYASLAGHWQQAENSSNSLERAIARRMNEIPKVVISHSEVELIWRNSQQIAVRDDQSLARELEDLKKRRNRISVESGVKTWQSFIQNDLYDELWLLVHPVIASQGDRLFALAGKQQPLRLTRSKTYENGVIGLHYQK encoded by the coding sequence ATGGGAAACATCGTTTTAACCATGCAGCTGTCGTTGGACGGTGTTGTGTCGGATGAGTACCGGTGGATGAGTTTATGCGAAGAGATTTTCGAAGATTATTTGGAGTATTACAATACGGTGGACACGATCATCGTCGGAAGAAACTCATACGCCTCGCTCGCCGGGCATTGGCAGCAAGCGGAGAATTCGTCCAACTCGCTGGAAAGGGCTATAGCGAGGCGCATGAACGAAATCCCCAAAGTGGTGATTTCCCATTCCGAAGTGGAGTTGATATGGAGAAACTCGCAGCAGATTGCTGTTCGAGACGATCAGTCGCTCGCACGGGAGCTGGAGGATCTGAAAAAACGCAGGAATCGCATTTCCGTCGAAAGCGGAGTAAAGACATGGCAATCGTTTATTCAAAACGACCTTTATGACGAGTTGTGGCTGCTCGTTCATCCCGTCATTGCTTCTCAGGGGGATCGTTTATTTGCTCTTGCCGGCAAGCAGCAACCTCTTCGTTTAACTCGCAGCAAAACGTATGAGAATGGCGTAATCGGATTGCATTACCAAAAGTGA
- a CDS encoding aldo/keto reductase, which yields MQKRKLGKSGIEVSPVGFGCWAIGGPFWLDGLPDGWGEVDDDESIRAIELALELGINFFDTADAYGTGHSEEVIGRALKGRRHEAVIATKFGFTYDAATRNVYTKVDVSPDYIRSACEASLRRLATDYIDLYQIHAGGIPLEQLDSVIETLEQLKRQGWIRAYGWSTEDTERAEAFAKRSTGAAIQHPFNVLIGHSDMIDLCERHQLASIDNAPLAMGLLSGKFNRTSRLPSDDVRGSKHEWVLYFKDGEPKVEFLNALDAIRDILTSGRRSLVQGALAWIWGRSGSTIPIPGLKNVGQVEEAAKATSFGPLAPEQMKEIDGILRSLQVS from the coding sequence ATGCAAAAAAGAAAACTGGGAAAGTCGGGAATCGAGGTAAGTCCGGTCGGGTTCGGCTGCTGGGCGATCGGCGGGCCTTTTTGGCTGGATGGATTGCCGGACGGTTGGGGGGAAGTCGATGACGATGAATCGATTCGGGCAATTGAGCTTGCTCTGGAGCTCGGCATCAATTTCTTCGACACGGCGGATGCGTACGGCACAGGACATAGCGAAGAGGTGATCGGCCGGGCCTTGAAGGGACGCCGGCACGAGGCGGTCATCGCAACGAAATTCGGGTTCACCTACGATGCTGCGACCCGCAACGTGTACACGAAAGTCGACGTATCACCGGATTATATCCGCTCGGCTTGCGAAGCTTCGCTGCGGAGGCTCGCGACCGATTATATCGACCTGTATCAGATTCATGCCGGAGGCATACCGCTGGAGCAGCTCGATTCGGTCATCGAAACGCTGGAGCAGTTGAAGCGGCAAGGCTGGATCCGCGCCTACGGATGGAGCACCGAAGATACGGAGCGGGCCGAAGCGTTTGCCAAGAGGTCTACCGGAGCGGCTATCCAGCATCCTTTTAATGTGCTGATCGGTCATTCCGATATGATCGATTTGTGCGAACGGCACCAACTGGCCAGCATCGACAACGCACCTCTCGCCATGGGGCTGCTAAGCGGCAAATTTAACCGGACGTCGCGGTTACCGTCCGATGACGTGCGCGGCAGCAAGCACGAATGGGTCCTTTATTTCAAGGACGGCGAGCCGAAAGTCGAATTTTTGAATGCGCTTGATGCCATACGGGACATATTGACATCCGGCCGGCGAAGCCTGGTGCAGGGGGCGCTCGCCTGGATTTGGGGGAGAAGCGGCAGCACGATCCCGATTCCCGGACTCAAAAACGTGGGGCAGGTGGAGGAGGCGGCGAAGGCGACGAGCTTCGGACCGCTCGCCCCGGAGCAGATGAAGGAAATCGACGGCATCCTAAGGAGCCTCCAAGTTTCTTGA
- a CDS encoding PCYCGC domain-containing protein, producing MTFSYKGAIVALSIAFVLSACGSNKDQGHQSHAVSGDIQEKTASADVAPSFLKGQPEQIRLVYEAAGKASDILKWIPCYCGCGESAGHTSNLNCFVKEVNSDGSIVWDDHGTRCGVCLQIAVQSIKMKQDGKSLKEIRTFIDKTYEKGYAKPTKTPLPA from the coding sequence TTGACATTCTCATATAAGGGAGCCATCGTCGCCTTATCGATCGCTTTTGTTTTATCGGCATGCGGATCCAATAAAGACCAAGGACATCAAAGCCATGCCGTAAGCGGCGATATTCAAGAAAAAACAGCTTCGGCGGATGTTGCTCCGTCTTTTTTGAAAGGCCAACCCGAACAAATCCGCCTGGTATATGAAGCTGCCGGTAAGGCCTCGGACATTCTGAAATGGATTCCTTGTTATTGCGGCTGCGGCGAAAGCGCCGGACACACAAGCAATTTGAATTGCTTTGTGAAGGAAGTGAACAGCGACGGTTCGATCGTTTGGGACGATCACGGGACGCGCTGCGGAGTATGCCTGCAAATAGCGGTTCAATCCATCAAGATGAAGCAGGACGGCAAAAGCTTGAAAGAAATACGAACGTTTATTGATAAAACCTACGAAAAAGGCTACGCCAAGCCGACGAAGACTCCTTTACCGGCGTAA
- a CDS encoding IS110 family transposase, with protein MDAIRTCCAGLDVHQANVVVCLLKGPLHQKPTKVIREFSTVLSGLLELADWLTEEGCTEIAMESTGIFWQPVYNVLEASCTITLANAAHIKAIKGRKTDMKDAQWIAELHRCDLIRGSFVPPVEIRELRDLTRYRKKLVGHATAERNRILKVLEMANIKLSTFMSDVFGVSGRLMLQALVNGEVIEPAQIADLAKASLRSKIPQLVSALNGRVTKHHRSMIARSLKHLEFLEQSIAELEADMEVYFAPYQRQLELLDSIPGVGEHTAKIILAELGTDMSVFPTEMHLSSWAGLSPGNNESAGKKKVLP; from the coding sequence TTGGATGCGATTCGTACTTGCTGCGCCGGCCTCGATGTTCATCAGGCCAACGTTGTTGTTTGCTTGTTAAAAGGCCCTCTTCATCAAAAGCCGACGAAAGTGATTCGGGAGTTTTCTACGGTACTCTCCGGCCTGCTCGAACTAGCCGACTGGCTCACTGAAGAAGGATGCACAGAGATCGCCATGGAAAGCACCGGCATCTTCTGGCAACCTGTTTACAATGTACTTGAAGCTTCTTGCACCATCACTCTGGCCAACGCTGCCCATATTAAAGCCATCAAAGGCCGTAAAACCGATATGAAAGATGCCCAATGGATCGCAGAACTTCATCGGTGCGATTTAATCCGCGGCAGCTTTGTGCCTCCTGTGGAAATCCGCGAATTGCGAGATTTGACGAGATACCGCAAAAAACTCGTTGGGCACGCTACCGCCGAAAGAAACCGCATCTTGAAGGTTCTCGAGATGGCTAACATTAAGCTCTCCACCTTTATGAGCGATGTTTTTGGCGTTTCCGGCCGTCTCATGCTTCAAGCTCTTGTGAATGGCGAAGTTATTGAACCCGCGCAAATCGCCGATCTTGCCAAAGCCTCTCTGCGCTCCAAGATTCCGCAACTCGTTTCTGCTCTCAATGGTCGCGTCACCAAACACCATCGTTCCATGATCGCTAGATCGCTCAAACATCTCGAATTTCTCGAACAATCCATCGCTGAGTTAGAGGCCGACATGGAAGTATACTTCGCACCGTATCAGCGGCAATTAGAGCTATTGGATAGTATTCCTGGTGTTGGCGAGCATACCGCCAAGATCATCTTGGCTGAACTGGGAACGGATATGTCTGTATTTCCCACGGAGATGCACCTATCTTCTTGGGCAGGGCTTAGTCCGGGCAATAATGAGAGTGCCGGTAAAAAAAAAGTACTACCATAA